CAGTGACAGGGAGCGCCTTCGGCCCTGATCCCTCCAATTTGGTATGGCCGCGTTTGGGAATTTCTTCATGTTACTGAAAGGCTTTCGGAGGTCGACTGAAGCTTTGCGGTCCTGACGTGTTTCCCTTTTCGTAGATTTCCCGGAACGAGGCGGGGAAGCGCCTGAACGCTCTGCCGCAGGTGAATTTCTTCTTAGATATGCGTccatttgttcttcttcttcctaaaTGAATGTGAAAGGTTGTCATCTGAAGTTTGTAGTGCTGAATATATTCCTAGGACACATTTGATCCTGTGCCGAAGGATGCATCGGATACAGGAGCGAACAATGTGGGCGATCAGGGTACTCAACTGGGACAGAATGGTGGAATTCATCAAGTTGTCATGGGAAGCAATATAGAGATGTCAGGTGAATCCAGGGTTAGTAAGGACAGCGGAGTGCGCAATGTAGAAGAGGCGAAGGtgtcgtcacatgatatgagtaaGAGAAAACGAGCTGATGGCGTGGTTATTACTTCGGAGGAGGGTGCTCAGCTCACCAAACAGAGTGGCCTGACCAATTTTGGTGCAGCCGGGGATAACAAAGTTCGTGCAATGCACAATGCTGGAGATCTAAATGTCCAATTGGACAAGGTAATGACTGTTTTGTTTTTTGGAAACTAGAGCTGTGCATACATTCCTGCTCATCAATTAAAACTTATAGGTGTTACATTTGTACATAAATAACTCTGAATTATGTGAACAGACAAAATCCTTATTACCGGATTAAGTCTAGGCTTATTGAGGCATGGTTTATTACATTCTGTCACTAACAGAGTCATCCTAGGTCAACATTCAGTTTGCAGTTTCTGCTGTGCTGCCGGGCTGGTGGCCTCATGGAATATCAAATTTTCGTCATGACTAATCTCAAAGTACTCCCTCCAAATTTGAACAGAAACCacgacaagtattttggaacggagggagtactatttgtTTCACTTCTTTGCGGTTCTTATGTTTATTAGCTTTCCTTCTTGTAACTAATTGTAGGCGCATCTCCTTTCCATTTATTGAGGCAACGAATCCTTTTGGTTTTGTTCTTACAAATGCTTTCTTTGTAGAAACACTAATTGAAGAGAACCTGCCGTTTACTCCCTGTTGTGGACTTGCCTATCATTTAGGCTTTGTTATTGCTCTGCAGTCTTTTTTCTTCAACATATTAATAGATAATAAACCAGTGGTGGTGTATTTTAGGGAAAAAAAGAACTTGGAAAATATTATTACGAGTCACTTATTGAGAGAAGCTTTCTATACCTAGCTTTTTGTGTAATTTATAGAATTAATCTGCAGCTTTTAGTTTTCACAGGCTGACAGTATACTTTTTCTTTTGGCATTAGGTAATGATTTAACCAATAGTGATTTGATTTTCCAGAATGATGAAAAATCATCTCAGCAAATTACAGACTCTACGTCAAAAGAGTCTGGTGCAATGATAACTAGTAGTAATACTAGTTATTCCCCAACTTCTTCAGATAAGACGATACTCGTTCTCAAGGACCAGTTGAGAAGAGCGAAAGGATACATTGGATTTTTACCTTCTAGAGGCAATCATGGGTTTGTAAAGGATCTCCGAAGAAGGATGAGGGATATCCAGCAAGCACTGAGTGGTACAACCATTGATAGGCAGTTACCAAAGAAGTACTTCTCTTTCTTTGTATTAAAAAGTATTTCACCCTTGGTGTTGAGTGATGATGCGTACCTGCTGTTTTGGTTACTCTTTTATAACAAGTGACCGGCTCTTAACTATTTAACCCAATTTTATTGTTTACAGTGTCCATAAAAAAATTAGAGCGATGGAATTGATATTAGCAAAGATCAAACAAGTCCATGACAACTGTGCAGCTGCCATTGATAAGCTACAAACAAACCTTCACTGGACAGAGAACCAGCTCGAGGCTAACAAGCAAGAGGCTACCTACGCAGCACAGGTAGCAGCTAAAGCTCTGCCAAAGAGGCTTCATTGTCTTGCGCTGCGGCTTACAAATGAGTACTATACATCCAGTTCCAACAATAAGCATTTTCCATATCAAGACAAGTTGGAAGATCCGAAACTACATCACTATGCATTATTCTCTGACAATGTACTTGCCGCCGCTGTGGTTGTGAACTCAACTCTTATACATGCTAAGGTATATTGTTTGGTGCAGAAGGGAGCACGCATAACTAATTAGGTGCTTACATCATTGCAAGTAAACTTATGGTGCAGTGACCATTTTCAGAAAATTCAAATTCATTTTACATGTACCAAGTACTAATATCTTAACCTAAATAAAATGCAGAAACCAGCAGACCATGTCTTCCATATTGTGACTGATAAACTTAATTATGCTGCAATGAGGATGTGGTTTTTGGCGAATCCCCCGGTTAAAGCTGCTATTCAGGTCCAGAAAGTTGATGACTTTACATGGCTAAATTCGAGCTACAGTCCAGTTCTGAAGCAACTGGCGTCCCAGTTCATGATCAATTACTACTTCCATACTCCACAGAATAAACCTGATAGAAACCCCAAGTTCCGGAACCCCAAGTACCTGTCAATTCTCAATCATCTGAGGTTTTATCTTCCTGAGATCTTCCCAAAACTTAACAAGGTGTTATTTGTCGATGATGACATTGTAGTCCAGCAGGACTTAAGTCCACTTTGGTCGGTAGATCTCAAAGGCAGGGTTAATGGTGCCGTCAAAACCTGTGGTGAGATTTTCCATAGGTTTGATAGGTATCTCAACTTCTCAAACCCTCTTATCGCCAAGAAATTTGACCGACGTGCATGTGGGTGGGCATATGGCATGAACATGTTTGATTTGTCTGAGTGGAGAAGGCAGAATATTACTGCTGTGTATCACTACTGGCAAGAACAGGTGAGTATTCGTGAGCTTCTCAACGATATTTAAAGTGAGCCCTCAACTTTATATTTCGCATGAGCTCCGACAACAAGTAAAATGaaaattgcatttctttctttccGTATGAGCATTATTTATTTGCCATTGATCCCTTTTATTTAAGTACTGAACTATGTTGGAGCTGAGTATGTTTTTGCTATTCTGTTCTACTCTTGCCATATATTCCACAAAGCACATGTTTCTCATtctgcagaatgaacatagactgtTATGGAAGTTAGGAACACTCCCTGCTGGCCTGGTGACATTCTGGAACAACACCTTCCCTCTCGATCGCTCATGGCATCTCTTGGGCTTAGGATACAAGCGGAATGTCAACCCAAAGGATATCGATCGGGCTGCAGTCATACACTACAACGGGAATCTGAAACCTTGGCTTGAGGTTGGGTTGCCAAAATACCGCAATTACTGGTCCAAGTATGTCATTTTCGATCACGCGTTCGTAAGGGAGTGCCACATACATCCGTGAGTTGCTGCTGCGGAATCCTGTGCATAGTCTGCTGAGATGGTTTCAGGTTTTTTGTAGCTCTGTAGGGCGTCTCTTCCTTGGTATCCACATTATCTAGAGCGTTGGTTTGCTGACTAAATCACAGTGCAAGCAAGTCGTAGCAGGCCTTGGAATAAAATGTGCAGTAGAGGCTAGAGCCAACAGTGCTGTAGAGGTCAAATCTGTAGTAGGTTTGTTCTATTGGTTCTTTCTGATGCTACTGCTTTTTGTAGGAGTGGTAAAAAAAATTAGCTTTTGTTTGTCAACCCTAGTTCTGTTTGGTCTGGTCAGCATGCATATCTTACCCAGTTAAGTAGCTATACGAAATGAGTTTGCTTGCTACTGGTAAATTCACACCGCTCAAGCGATATTAGTATCGTCATGCGCTGTCTAACAGATCTTGCAACAGACACAAACATTACTCGTTACTCCACCATTCTAAAACTCTCCACCATGGCCATCAATGGCCGTGAAGACAGCTTCAATACGAGTAACGGA
The sequence above is drawn from the Triticum aestivum cultivar Chinese Spring chromosome 7A, IWGSC CS RefSeq v2.1, whole genome shotgun sequence genome and encodes:
- the LOC123152600 gene encoding probable galacturonosyltransferase 4, with protein sequence MAAARRWRRKCRTRDAVLALLIASVLAPLALYSGAPISPFSGPALTGSAFGPDPSNLISRNEAGKRLNALPQDTFDPVPKDASDTGANNVGDQGTQLGQNGGIHQVVMGSNIEMSGESRVSKDSGVRNVEEAKVSSHDMSKRKRADGVVITSEEGAQLTKQSGLTNFGAAGDNKVRAMHNAGDLNVQLDKNDEKSSQQITDSTSKESGAMITSSNTSYSPTSSDKTILVLKDQLRRAKGYIGFLPSRGNHGFVKDLRRRMRDIQQALSGTTIDRQLPKNVHKKIRAMELILAKIKQVHDNCAAAIDKLQTNLHWTENQLEANKQEATYAAQVAAKALPKRLHCLALRLTNEYYTSSSNNKHFPYQDKLEDPKLHHYALFSDNVLAAAVVVNSTLIHAKKPADHVFHIVTDKLNYAAMRMWFLANPPVKAAIQVQKVDDFTWLNSSYSPVLKQLASQFMINYYFHTPQNKPDRNPKFRNPKYLSILNHLRFYLPEIFPKLNKVLFVDDDIVVQQDLSPLWSVDLKGRVNGAVKTCGEIFHRFDRYLNFSNPLIAKKFDRRACGWAYGMNMFDLSEWRRQNITAVYHYWQEQNEHRLLWKLGTLPAGLVTFWNNTFPLDRSWHLLGLGYKRNVNPKDIDRAAVIHYNGNLKPWLEVGLPKYRNYWSKYVIFDHAFVRECHIHP